The sequence TGCCTGCATTATGTTTGGAATTAGCCTCCCCGAAATAACTATTATCTGTATCGTGCTCCTCCTTGTTGTGGGGCCCGAGCGTATGCCCGAGGCAACGAAAAAGGCTGCTCACTTTTTTGGAAAGTTTCGAAATCAAACCGATGCCATGCGCCGAGAACTGTACAACACCATGTACACTCCAGCGAAAGAGATTTCACAAGACATTACGAAGGCGAAAACATCTCTCATGACCGTGAAAAGCGAGATTACCGAAGAGGTCCGACAAGCTTCTCAACAGGCTACTGATGCTCTAGATACGCCTAGTGAGGACAAGAGTTCTACATGAGCACCGCACAGCAACCCATAGAAGATCCTCAGACGCACAGCAAAGCAGAAAGTGCCTCGCTTGATCATGAGCCTCAAGACTTATCATTTTGGGATCACCTTGCAGAGCTTAGAAAACGGATTCTTTATGCGGCGCTCGCAATTGGAGGAACTACAATAGGATGTTGGTCTTTTAGTGGAGAGGTTTTTCAGTGGATTACCGCTCCCTATGCTGCCTATTTTGGCGATGCTGAACTGATTGGTACTGGTCCGGCTGAAGCGTTCATATTGAGACTGAAACTCAGCCTATTTTGCGGTATTATAGTAGCTACTCCTATAATTTTTTATCAACTGTGGCTCTTTATTTGTCCAGGTTTACTTGAGAAAGAAAAGCGGTTGGCACTTCCCTTCGTAGCCGGCTCATCACTGCTTTTTTCGCTGGGAACCGCTTTCTGCTTCTTGATTGTGCTTCCGTATGCTCTTGAGTTCTTCAGAGCACAGTATGAGTCACTTGGAACAATAACTCCTACCATACGAATCAGTGAGTATCTCAGTATGTTCTTGAAAGCCATGCTCGGATTTGGCCTTATATTTCAAATACCAATTCTCGCATTTTTTCTCGGCAAACTCGGACTGATCACTTCGGCAACCCTCACGAGCTATGCTCGGTATGCTATTGTTGGAGCTTTTGTTATTTCGGCAATCCTTACTCCGCCTGATATTCTGACACAGTTTCTTATGGCAGGGCCGCTCCTCTTACTCTATGGCGTAAGCATTTTAATAGTTCGATGGACTTCGGACGAATAGTGCAATGATTTCCGAGACCCCATGAGCATATTGCGCAAATCACTAGGTGAAACTTGGATTCTTAATTGCAGCCGTTGCCCTTCAGGCAAATCAGAGCGATCCTAACTCTTGTGATGAAGGTGTTGAAGCTTTGGATGTGATAACCTCCCAATTGCTTTCGAGCTTCCCTAGGCACAACCACTTCGAGGACTTTCATCAGGTCAGGGACGTCCCCATCTAGAGTGGGGGCGTCGATTTTCTCCCCCATATCCCGAATTACCTCGCTTTTTCACTTATTTTCCCCGGACTACTTGACCGTATAGCCGATAGGCATGAATCTGTTAGGCGATGCGTATCTTTTCCCCATTAAAAGACATTTCCCTGACTGCCACTGAGATTAGCTCCTCAATGAGCGGGCGCTCCGAGCTTCGTTTCTCAATAGTGCACGATGCGGAAAAACCAGTTCACGGATTGTCGGCGTTTAATGATCCGAAACCCCAAACGTTGATCTACTTTTCAAAATCAAAACAACTTTCATCAAGAGATATCACTCTGATCCGTGATTCAGAAGTGCATGGAGTAATCCTCCATCCAGCTGCTATAGAAGGCATTGAGATACTTGAGGAGCTCAGAGGTGTTAACATTTTCTCTTCCCAGTTTCCCTATGAAAGCTTTCTAGCGCTGATACCATGCTTTTTTCAACGCGAGATATCTCAGGCTAGTGCTATTCACCCGACTGCGTTTGTTGGAGAAAACGTCTCGATTGGCTCCTCTGTGACTATCGGTGCATACTCAGTAATTGGAGATAATGTTTCCATCGGAGAAGGTACAACTATTTTCCCCCATGTCGTGATCTATAATGATGTAACAATCGGTGAACGATGCACGCTTCATACGAGAGTCACTATTCGCGAAGATTCTATCATAGGAAATGATTGCTATTTGCAGAATGGTGCTACTATCGGCTCTGATGGCTTCGGCTATGTTCCTGATCAGAAACTTGGCATAGCGGAAGTTCCACAACTTGGGATTGTTCGCCTGGGAGATCGGGTTGATATCGGTGCCAATGCGTGTGTTGATCGAGCAACCTTTGGAGAAACACGCATCGCTACTGGAACGAAGCTCGACAATCTTGTGCAGGTTGGTCACAACGTCACTATCGGCTCTCATAGTATGCTCTGCGCTCAGGTAGGTGTCGGAGGAAGCTCTACGGTAGGAAATCAAGTAGTGCTCGGTGGACAGAGCGGTGTGGCGGATCACGTTGAGATATCTGATAAGGTTCGTGTGGGCTCTCAATCTGGAGTCACAAGAAAACTGAGGCACGCTGGTGATTATCTTGGTTTTCCAGCCGAGCCTGCTGGAGATTGGAGACGAAAACGGGCATTTGTTTCATCTCTTGCAAAACACTCAAAGAATCTTCTGCAGTTTCTCAGGACAAGGAAAGTATAATTGCCGCTAGCACCTCTCAAGATTCTTATCAGCAATCAGACGCAGTCCGTTTAACGTAAGATCTGGTTCAAAAATATCGATAGTTGAAAGCCTATCGGCAAAGAGCTGTCCGTAACCACCAGTA is a genomic window of bacterium containing:
- the tatC gene encoding twin-arginine translocase subunit TatC; the encoded protein is MSTAQQPIEDPQTHSKAESASLDHEPQDLSFWDHLAELRKRILYAALAIGGTTIGCWSFSGEVFQWITAPYAAYFGDAELIGTGPAEAFILRLKLSLFCGIIVATPIIFYQLWLFICPGLLEKEKRLALPFVAGSSLLFSLGTAFCFLIVLPYALEFFRAQYESLGTITPTIRISEYLSMFLKAMLGFGLIFQIPILAFFLGKLGLITSATLTSYARYAIVGAFVISAILTPPDILTQFLMAGPLLLLYGVSILIVRWTSDE
- the lpxD gene encoding UDP-3-O-(3-hydroxymyristoyl)glucosamine N-acyltransferase, translating into MRIFSPLKDISLTATEISSSMSGRSELRFSIVHDAEKPVHGLSAFNDPKPQTLIYFSKSKQLSSRDITLIRDSEVHGVILHPAAIEGIEILEELRGVNIFSSQFPYESFLALIPCFFQREISQASAIHPTAFVGENVSIGSSVTIGAYSVIGDNVSIGEGTTIFPHVVIYNDVTIGERCTLHTRVTIREDSIIGNDCYLQNGATIGSDGFGYVPDQKLGIAEVPQLGIVRLGDRVDIGANACVDRATFGETRIATGTKLDNLVQVGHNVTIGSHSMLCAQVGVGGSSTVGNQVVLGGQSGVADHVEISDKVRVGSQSGVTRKLRHAGDYLGFPAEPAGDWRRKRAFVSSLAKHSKNLLQFLRTRKV